A segment of the Carya illinoinensis cultivar Pawnee chromosome 1, C.illinoinensisPawnee_v1, whole genome shotgun sequence genome:
ATTAAATGAGGGATGATATTACTCTGTATATATTATGAccttcttgttatttattatccctctctattttgttaattttgttaTCTATCTGAATATTTTTACTTTgatcaattttgagtttttaaaaatattttgagaataaaagccatcaaatatcaactcattaacagctttatatatatattaaaaaaaaaaaaaaaaaaccattcctTTCGtatctttataataaaagaatcttGCCTTTGAGACTTGAAAGGAAGTTGCTCAAATCTCATCCGCAGACACTAACATAGTGGTAGTTGTATCCGCCAAACCAAGAAACCACTCATATCAACATTGATCAGACCATTCTCCAAATTTCCTTCTTATCAATTGCCACTAGCCCAACTCAAAATCTCTCACTCAACTTACATTACGCTTCCACTCACCCATAATTCATCTTCATTGTTCTATCTACACAACATCCCTTTCCTCATCTCAGTTTGCATATACAAATAATGTGACAATCTTTCACACCCACGATGATGTTTAGTGTGCCAATAAAGAGACGTGCAAATTTTTCCATGCTTCTTTCCGGGTTTCTCGACATTATTCTCAtgtttctctgatgatgatgtcTACTGCCTGTAGAAGCTTAACAGTAATATTGTACCGAATGATGTAAAGAAACAATCCCTGATTAAGAGTAATGCTTCatataatcacttttacatACTCTTTTTACACATTCCACTTATGTAATTAgctgtatcaattttttttaatacacaaccaatcacatcaatagactGTGCAAAAGagtgcgcaaaaatgactgcacataaaatttttgtttatatttactatttatCTGCATGCAAATAACCAAATAAGCATGCATCAAGAGATGAGATGACGAGAATAAAGCGGCCATCGAGATTACTCTGCTTGCTAACTGTTTAAATCCAATCGGGAgatgcgaaaaaaaaaaaaaaagttataaactgGAGCTCAACTTTTCCCAGATTCTTCAAAGCTAGCTAAAGATACAGAAAGCTAATTATGATCTGGCTTTACTGCCAAATCCCAACCATCAGTCATCAACATAattcagaaaaggaaaaaattgaacaaaaatgACTTTGTGAGCTTTTAATTCTTTAATTCGTTGTTCGTATGTTATAACATCAGTTGCAAAGAAACTATATCAGTCACAGACTCTACCATAAAGGCGCAAATCAACACTGGGCTCTACAAATGTCTTAATGTTTCAATTTTGTCAAATGAGCATGGATGTGATCTAATGAGAATTGTAAGTAGCAGTGCTGAACTCTACTTATTTATTCATGTTGCAATTCCATTCAATGAACTAGAATGTGCAGCTAAATTTAGTATGCATCTTTGTGTCTAGGCATACAAAGACTCGAAGACTGTCATTTCCCATCAGATCAAATGCAGTGGttatgaatttcaaaataacatctcTTAAGATTTTGCAATTGCCTTTTACTATCTAGAAACTATTTGCAAAAGTGGAACTTGAATCAATGAAAATGGTAAAACTAATAACTAGCTGCAATCAGAAAacaaattcaacattttcaaagtaAAACAAGGGAAAGAGAGCAAAAGTCACAAATCTGCTCACCATCCATCATCCTGTGATAATGCCAACTCAAGTGTCCTAGTGGGCCACTATAGTGGGCAATAATTTCTCACttttgtaacatatatatatatatgagataaaTAATGGCACTTTTCAATCACTTTCCTCCTTTTATATCAGAACTCAACAAGACTTTCATATGTGTCAATTCATAGCAAGCTTGAACTTTTCGATGCCCACAAGTCTTTAGGCTATCAAACTGTCCCTTGAAGGAAGAAGCATCAGTACAATACACTAGGAACCAGCACTAAGGAATTTGTCCTAATTAGGTCACCATGACCTAAGAATTTTAGGTGAGGGTACGTTGGACACCAATTTGATGACTCACACCAGACATGAGAGTTGAACCCTCGCATTCATATATCAGACGCACACTCCAACAGACTAATACACAAGTAAGAAAGACTGTGATTTCTtccaaaaatcaatataatttttatgttcttGATCGCTACAGACACGagtaaaagaaagaacaaaagaaaaaagatatcaATAATCGGAATAACATACAACATTGACTCGTATCAATAACTTAACAAAATGTGGAACAGAGAGAGAATAACGTGGCAGTGCAAATCAGATTCAAGAAGCCGTAGATACCTTGACAGCCTTGAACGCGGGGTGAAGCAAGCCGAGCTCGTCCTTCACTTCAAGCGGATTGCTGGTCTCGTTCCTCACCCTCTTCACTCTCCTACTAGCAAGGGACTTGTGCGTGAACCCATAAATCTGAAGAATCTGATTGTCACCGAAGTTGTACGCTCGGTCCATTTGTCTCAAGCATCTCTCCACTGGATAATCCCCAAACTTCCCGCAAGGCTTGCAACCAACAAAATGGGTCACCAGCGGCCACCGGTGGTCGCCGAGTCCCGGGTGGTAGTTCTCGATCATCTCCTCGTACCTATCGACCAGAATCCCCCAATAACCGTGGAGATAATACGCGTTTTCTAGATAAACTTTATCTCCCCATGTACTCCTCCCCTTCATTAACAAATACACCATTGCGGACTGATCGTCGGCCTCGAAGACCGGCCTACCTTTGAGCTCTCTGGTCAGTATCTTACCGGCCTCGTCTCTTATTTTTCCCTTGGGACCCATCGGGGCCCACGCGTCGAGAAGATCCAATGACCACTGACAGTTCCTTAACAGAAAGCTACCAGTGTTCAGACCGATCCAGTTTTTCTCGTCGTACACCATCTCGTTCCAACCGTGCATAACGAAGTTGTGGTCTTTGTAGCGCTCCCAGGGGACCTCGAACGCCATGTCGGTGAACATTGCGTCACTGTCCATCCACCAGAGGAACTCGATTTCGGGGTGCGACAGCAGGAGCTTCCGAATCAGTGGAAGTTTAGCCCAGAAACCTGCCATCTCGGCATCAAGAAGGGCCATGTTGTAGAAAACCTCGATCCCATGTAGCCTGCAGTAGTCGATTTTGTTCTTGATGGACTTCAATAGGTAATGGTCGCCGACCGGGTTTTCGCAAGGTTTTGGGGAAGACCCAGTGACCAGGAGGACCCGGGGCTTATTGGGCCTGATAAAGTTCGGGAAATCCGGGTTGTTTTTCAACCACTCGGCTCTCCGTTCGTCCCAGTCAGAAATCTTCGGGCCAAGACTGTATGGCTTGTTAGGGTCGGGCTTTTCCTCAGGCTCTTCGTCCACGAGGATTTTTGAAATATCGAACGTCGCGTAGTTGTTGGATTGGTCGGACTCGGAGTCGGGCTGTGCCTCCTCGAGCACGCGGTGTGGCTCGACCCGGCGGCCGCGCGAGTAGAGGTGGCCTCGGATCTCGTTGAAGTCCTGCTCAGGGGTGCCGAACTTGCCGGCGCCGATGGTCCCACGTAGGACGACCACGGTGAGGAAGAGGCAGAGGAACGTGACGGTGCTGTGCCGAACCGCGCGCTGGATCTGGCGGACTCGGCGGACTCCCAAGCACCGCTCCAGCATTTTCCGGATTCGAGTTGCCGAGTTGAACCGGCGGCAACGCGACCGATTCAGACAAAACAAGAAATGGGGAATCGAACAAAAGAGCTTCAGGATCTGGAGATGGAAGGTCTGGTTGTCATCAAAAAAAGAACTTCACATTTACGGGATTAATATCGTAAATAAGGAGAAAATCAGGGGTGTTCTTTGGGGAATGAGGCGTCGGTGGAGCTAAAGGAGGAAGGGAGGAAAAGGCACAGAACAGAAGGGACGAGGAAAGGAAACGAAAAGCGAGTGTGTTCCGTTCCGACACCTTTGTTTTTATTGATTAAATTTTCCTggataaatattttctttgttattAGGACTAATAATTGCGGTATTCTTCACgttgatattatataatatatatatatgaaataaataaacgtAACTGCTGACTACATTTGGAAGATTATTAAGACAAAAGGGCATTATTAAAGGGTAAAAAGGGTTATTTAGCTTGGTCGGTGTTGGAGATAAAAAGCCCTTCCAATTTTCTATACTTTTGTCCTAAGAACTTGCATAAGGTCCATCTTTTATTTACACCATGAGTGCCATACACTAAAGCTTTTGCTTTAGCCTTTAAAGGGCTATTTTAAAATGGTTTGTTGACAATGACAATTTGtcaatagaaaatatttaaatataaaggattatatgtaaataaatgcatatacgttagattataaaattatttttattgtaaatatgacataaaattatatcaatttataaatttacttttatataatatttttatatatttaacccCGTTATCTTTGTTGACAGTGTAAACCGAAATGCGGACTGAACATTGAtaaagatctctctctctcaataacaTCTAGTCAATTTGATTGGCGTTGGAAGAACCCTTCAAAAAATGAAAGATCAAAGGCTGAAAACAGAATTCAGAAAGGATTGGTCCATTTCAATAAACTTTCAAGATGACAAATAGCTCTAAGCAAAATAGCAAATCTAAAGGAATTTCAGAAAACGAAAACCATAATCAgaccaaattaaaaacaaaaaattaaaggtttgacgcaaaagagagagagagagagacaataaTTGTGAGATTTTGTTGTGGATATGCAATCACTCAAGATCGGAGCACAAAGCCAACTTAATTGATGGCCTAATCGTGGTAACTTAAAATCATTAAATTGTTTGGTCATtggaatttttcatctcaaatataaaatttttatctcattattataacttttctaaattctcatacaaaatataataaacaattcaacttttttttaactttttcaaattctaaaataataataatattaaaatataatattttaatatttaatcttaaaactcaaaattcttatctaaaAATTCTTAATAGCCAAGTAGAATTCTCAGTCTCAAATTTTGTTTGAGATTGGCCTATTAGAGAATGAAACATAGGCAACGACCAACAAGGAAGAAAGTTTCAACATGGGAGAAGAGGGGCTGAGTGAGTGTGTATGCGTGAGGAGATGGTGTAAATTTGACGACAATCCCCAACTACAATGGCTGTGAGAAAACGAGAGAGGTTAAGAGTGAGggtgaaagaaaaacaaaaaaatcatttggttGGAGAAAggaatttgttttctttattaatctttttaaaGTGATGTTTTATTTATGTTAGTATGTCAAATGATTGAGAGCCGCGTTCACAGACTATTATAGATTTCATAAATTGAATTAGAGTTGTTGGGCAAGCCTGCATCTGTCCCCAATCCCTTGGCATG
Coding sequences within it:
- the LOC122318823 gene encoding xyloglucan 6-xylosyltransferase 2-like yields the protein MLERCLGVRRVRQIQRAVRHSTVTFLCLFLTVVVLRGTIGAGKFGTPEQDFNEIRGHLYSRGRRVEPHRVLEEAQPDSESDQSNNYATFDISKILVDEEPEEKPDPNKPYSLGPKISDWDERRAEWLKNNPDFPNFIRPNKPRVLLVTGSSPKPCENPVGDHYLLKSIKNKIDYCRLHGIEVFYNMALLDAEMAGFWAKLPLIRKLLLSHPEIEFLWWMDSDAMFTDMAFEVPWERYKDHNFVMHGWNEMVYDEKNWIGLNTGSFLLRNCQWSLDLLDAWAPMGPKGKIRDEAGKILTRELKGRPVFEADDQSAMVYLLMKGRSTWGDKVYLENAYYLHGYWGILVDRYEEMIENYHPGLGDHRWPLVTHFVGCKPCGKFGDYPVERCLRQMDRAYNFGDNQILQIYGFTHKSLASRRVKRVRNETSNPLEVKDELGLLHPAFKAVKAVDIIIRET